The region GATCGGGCGCGTGCCGGTCCTCGACCCGGCGGTGAAGTCGCCGTAGTAGGCGTCCTCCCAGCCGTCGACGACCTTCGCGCCGTTGGCGAGCAGGTCGGACCAGTAGTCCGGCCAGTCGTCGCCGTACTCCGCGACGGTCGCGAGGAAGAACGCCATGCCCGGGCTGCTCGTCGAGGCACCGGGCGTCACGAGCAGGTCGGCGTACGCCGGGTCGGTGAGGTCGGCGAGCGTCTGCGGCGGCTCGATGCCCTCCGCGTCGAACCACGAGGTGTCGACGTTGACGCACACGCTCGCGGAGTCGATCGGGACGAGCTGGTCGCCGCCGTCGGCGAGGTCGTACTGCTCCGGCGGGGTGGTGTCGGGCGTGAAGTCGGCGAAGGCGCCCTCCCCGATCGGGCGCGACGCGAAGGTGTTGTCGATGCCGAAGGCCGCGTCGGCGATCGGGTTGTCGGCGGTGAGGCTGAGCTTGGTGGCGAGCGTGCCGGCGTCACCAGCAGCGCGGACCTCGAGGGTGTAGCCGGTCTCCTCCTCGAACGCCCTCACCAGCTTCTTCGGCAGGTGGAACGACTCGTGCGTGGCGAGCACGACGGTGCCGCCGGGCTGGTCGCCCGCCTGTCCGTCGCTCGAGGCGGAGGTGGTCGGCTCGGTGGCCGTGCCGCCGCCGGCGAGGCTGCAGCCGGTCAGGGCGAGGATCGAGGCCGCTGCCACGGCAGCGCGGACACGTACGT is a window of Nocardioides oleivorans DNA encoding:
- a CDS encoding thiamine ABC transporter substrate-binding protein encodes the protein MKHVRVRAAVAAASILALTGCSLAGGGTATEPTTSASSDGQAGDQPGGTVVLATHESFHLPKKLVRAFEEETGYTLEVRAAGDAGTLATKLSLTADNPIADAAFGIDNTFASRPIGEGAFADFTPDTTPPEQYDLADGGDQLVPIDSASVCVNVDTSWFDAEGIEPPQTLADLTDPAYADLLVTPGASTSSPGMAFFLATVAEYGDDWPDYWSDLLANGAKVVDGWEDAYYGDFTAGSRTGTRPIVVSYDSSPAFTVEDGTTTTAALLDTCFRQVEYAGVLAGADNPAGAEALVDWMLSDEVQSALPESMYVFPVMPGATIPDDWAKFAPQPTDPYEVSPEEISANREQWLTEWTDVISR